In Brevibacillus marinus, the genomic window ACATCCCGCTCTCAGCGGCGCAGCCGCCGCAGACGTTCCGCTACATCGTTCGCCCTGGCGACACCATGTTTCGGATCGCCCAACGGTTTCGCGTCAGCATCACTTCGCTGTTGGCGGCCAACCCGCAGCTGGTAGACCCCGCATCGATCGTCCCCGGGGAGATCATCTTTATTCCGCGGCGGGCGATGCGCCAGTACGTCGTGCAGCCGGGCGATACCTTGTACAAAATCGCCCGCTCCTTCGGGGTGAGCGTGAGCCAACTGCAGGCAGCCAATCCCGGCGTCGTCGCCACCCAGCTCCAGGTCGGCCAGGTGCTGGCGATTCCCGAGCCGACACAGCGCGAAATCGTCATCCCGCGCGAGGATTATGGATACGATGAAATGATGGCCGACCTCGACGCACTGGCCCGCCGCTATCCGTTCATCGAGGTCACCTCGATCGGCCGGTCCGTGCTGGGCCGCAGCATTCCCGCCGTGAGACTGGGAACGGGGGCAAAAGAAGTGCATTACAACGGCTCGTTTCACGCCAATGAATACATCACGACGGCGATTTTGCTGAAGTTTATCGAAGAATACGCGCAAGCGCTGGAGGGGAATCGCTCGATTGGCACGTTCAACATCCCCGCCCTCTACAATCAGACCTCGCTCTGGATTGTGCCCATGGTCAATCCGGACGGCGTCGAACTGGTGCTGGAAGGCATCACGCCCGACCATCCGTATTTTGCAGAAGTGCTGGAAATAAACGGCGGTTCCCGCAACTTCAGCGGCTGGAAAGCAAACATTCGCGGTGTCGATTTGAACGACCAGTTCCCCGCCCGCTGGGAGGAGGAAGCGGCCCGCCGCGCTCCTGACGGCCCCGCGCCGCGCGACTACCCCGGTCCGGCGCCGCTCTCGGAACCGGAGTCGCAGGCGATGGCAGCCTTTACCCAGGCCCACGATTTTCGCCTGGTGATCGCCTTTCACACCCAGGGTGAAGTGATTTTTTGGGGCTACCGCGGCCTGGAACCGACCGAGTCGGAGACCATCGTCTCCCGCTTCGCCGAAGTCAGCGGCTACCAGCCCATCCGCTACGTGGAAAGCGACGCCGGATACAAGGACTGGTTTATTCAGGAGTACCGCCGTCCCGGCTTTACGGTTGAACTGGGGAGAGGCGTGAACCCGCTTCCGTTCAGCCACTT contains:
- a CDS encoding LysM peptidoglycan-binding domain-containing protein translates to MPYTIQPGDTLYRIAARFGVTVRDLLAANPHITQPDLLYPGQVIDIPLSAAQPPQTFRYIVRPGDTMFRIAQRFRVSITSLLAANPQLVDPASIVPGEIIFIPRRAMRQYVVQPGDTLYKIARSFGVSVSQLQAANPGVVATQLQVGQVLAIPEPTQREIVIPREDYGYDEMMADLDALARRYPFIEVTSIGRSVLGRSIPAVRLGTGAKEVHYNGSFHANEYITTAILLKFIEEYAQALEGNRSIGTFNIPALYNQTSLWIVPMVNPDGVELVLEGITPDHPYFAEVLEINGGSRNFSGWKANIRGVDLNDQFPARWEEEAARRAPDGPAPRDYPGPAPLSEPESQAMAAFTQAHDFRLVIAFHTQGEVIFWGYRGLEPTESETIVSRFAEVSGYQPIRYVESDAGYKDWFIQEYRRPGFTVELGRGVNPLPFSHFWDIWGKTIGILLTGLVV